A segment of the Mycobacterium intracellulare ATCC 13950 genome:
CCACCATCGGCATCGCCGAGGGGGCGCTGGCCGCGCACCTCGATTACCAGCGCGGCCGGGTGGGCGCCACCGGGACCGCGATCAAGGACGACCCCTACGTGATGCACGCGATCGGCGAGGCTGCCGCCGACATCAACGCCGCCCGCCAGGAGCTGCTGGCCAACGCCGACCGCATCTACGACATGGTCGCCGCGGGCAAGGAGGTGTCGTTCGCCGACCGCGCGGCCGGGCGCCGCACGCAGGTTCGCGCGGTGTGGCGCGCGGTCTCCGCCGTCGACGAGATCTTCGCCCGCTCCGGCGGCAACGCGGCCCGGATGGACAAACCGCTGCAACGGTATTGGCGTGACGTGCACGTCGGCCAGATGCACGCCATCCATGTGCCGGGCACCACGTACCACGCGGCGGCGCTGAGTTCGATCGGCATCGACCCGCCCGAAGGCCCGCTGCGGGCCTTGATCTGAGGGGTTTCAATGTCTGACCTGAAAAGCCTTGGCTACATCACGGTTTCGACCTCAGATATCGAGCGTTGGCGCCATTTCGCGTTCGGTGTGCTGGGATTCGCCGAAGGGAAAGGACCCGACGAGTCCGCGCTGTACTTGCGGATGGACGAACGCGCGGCCCGGATCATCGTCGTCCCCGGCGAGGTTGACCGGGTGATCACGGTCGGCTGGGAAGTGCGTGACCACCAGGCGCTGCAACGGGTCAAGGCCGCCCTGGACGGCGCCGGTGTCGGTTTCAAGGAATTGTCCGTCCAGGAGGCCGACGCCCGCCGCGTCGAAGAGGTGATCACCTTCGAGGATCCGGCCGGCACCACGCTGGAGGTGTTCCACAGCGCGGTGCTCGACCACAGCCCGGTGATCACCCCGTTCGGCGCGAAGTTCGTGACGGGCGACCAGGGTCTGGGCCACGTCGTCGTGCCGGCGACCGATTTCAACGGCGTCGTCGACTTCTACACCGAGGTGCTCGGTTTCCGGTCTCGTGGCGCGTTCCGGGTGCCGCTGCCCGCCGAGTTCGGACCGATCCGGGTGCGGTTCCTCGGCATCAACGCGCGCCATCACAGCCTGGCGATCTGCCCCGCCGCCCAGCAGCGCGACCCCGGGCTGGTGCACGTCATGGTGGAGGTGGACACCCTCGACGCCGTCGGCCAGGCGCTCGACCGCGTCAACGCCGATGGCTTCACCGTCGCGTCCACGCTGGGCCGGCACACCAACGACAAGATGGTGTCCTTCTACGTCCGCGCGCCCGGCGACTGGGACATCGAATTCGGCACCGACGGGATGCGGGTCGACGAAACGTATTACACCGCAGAGGAAATCACCGCCGACAGCTATTGGGGCCACGAGTGGATTCCGGAACCACCCGCGGCCATGCGCATGTGATCGCCGAATCTGACGTGACGCCGGTGGCGGCGTCGTCGATCACGTCGTGGGACGCCGAGGCCGACGTCGTCATCGCCGGCTATGGGATCGCGGGCGCCGCGGCGGCGGTGGAGGCCGCCCGGTCCGGCGCCGACGTCCTGGTGCTCGAGCGCACCGGATCCTGGGGCGGCGCGGCATCGATGGCGGGCGGATTCATCTACCTCGGGGGCGGCACGCCGCTGCAAAAGGCCTGCGGCTTCAGCGATTCGGTCGACAACATGGCGGCGTTCCTCAACGTCGCGATGGGCCCCGGCGCCGACGAGGCCAGGATCGCCGACTATTGCGCCGGCAGCGTCGCCCACTTCGACTGGCTGGTGGGCTGCGGCGTCCCGTTCAAGGCGGAGTTCTTCTCCGAGCCGGGCTGGGAGCCCATGGGCGACCAGGGGTTGATGTACAGCGGCGGCGAAAACTCCTATCCGTTCAACACGATCGCCTCCCCCGCCCCGCGCGGGCACGTCCCGCAGATGCAGAACAAGAAGCAGGGCGAAGCGAGCGCGGGCTACATGCTGATGAAGCCCCTCGTCGAAACGGCCACCGCCGCCGGGGCGCGGGCCCTCTACGACGTGCGGGTGCAGCGGCTGATCACCGAATCCGACGGCCGGGTGGTGGGCATCTGCGCCCGCCAGTACGGCAACGACATGACGATCCGGGCGCGCCGCGGGGTCGTGCTCGCCACCGGCAGTTTCGCCTACAACGACGCGATGGTGGCGCGCTACGCGCCGCGCATCGCGGGGCGGCCGGCCGCGTCGATCGAGCAGCACGACGGGCAGGCGATCCGGATGGCGCAGGCGCTGGGCGCCGACCTGGCGCACATGGACGCCACCGAGGTCGCGATCTTCGTCGACCCCCAGCAGCTGGTGCGCGGCATCCTGGTCAACGCGCGCGGTCAGCGCTACGTCGCCGAGGACACCTATCCGGGGCGGATCGGCCAGCTCACGCTGTACCAGCAGGACAACGTCGCGTACCTGATCATCGACGGCGACGCGCAGGAGGCGGCGGAGGCCTCGTGGTCGCCGAAGCTGATGCTGCGCCCGGCGACCTGGGTGGCCGACACCGTCGCGGACCTGGAGCGCGACATGGGCCTGCCGCCCGGTTCGCTGCAGGCCACCGTGGCCGCCTACAACGAGGGCGCCGCGCGCGGCGAGGATCCGCTGCTGCACAAGAAGTCCGAGTGGATCAAGCCGATCGGATCGCCGGTCGGCGCGATTGACCTGCGGGAAAGCACCGGCGGCTTCACCCTGGGCGGGCTGGCGACCACGCTGGACGCCGAGGTGCTGCACGTCAGCGGCGCGCCCATACCCGGGCTATTCGCCGCCGGCCGGTGCACCGCCGGCCTGGCCGCGTGGGGCTACGCCAGCGGCGTCTCGCTCGGTGACGGCAGCTTCTACGGCCGCCGCGCCGGGCGCTCGGCGAGTCTTTTTCCGCGGGCGTAACGCCACGGTGGGATATCCCGCCGAAATTTCACCCCTGCGTTACGAGCGTGCGAGGGGCGCCTCCCGCTCGCGGGTTCTTTCGGCGCGCCATGTGACAGCGGCCACACCGCTGTGGTAGAACTATATTCCTAATAGGAATATGCCAGCCAGGAGGATGAATGGCCGCGCCCGCCGAAACCCCCACCGCCGTCATCGACCGCATCTCGCTGGTCCTGGACGCCTTCGACGGCCCCGGACGCCTCACGCTGGCCCAGATCGTGCGGCGTACCGGCCTGCCGCGCTCGTCGGCGCACCGGATGCTCGAGCGGCTGGTTCAACTGCGCTGGCTGCGTCGCAGCGGTCGTGACTACGAGCTCGGCATGCGGCTGGTGGAGCTGGGTTCGCTTGCCGTGCACCAGGATCGGTTGGTGCGGGCGGCGGGCCCACTGCTGGGTGAATTGCACCGCGCCACCGGGCTTGTCGTGCACCTCGCGGTGCTCGACGGAGCCGACGTCGTCTACCTCGACAAGGTCGGCGACCGCATGGTCGGTGCGATCCCCACCCGGGTCGGCGGCCGTCAGCCCGCGCACTGCACCGCGGTCGGCAAGGCGATCCTGGCTTATCGCGACGAAGAGACCGACATCGACCTGGGCGCCCGCCTGACCAAATACTCGATCTCCAGCGCTTCGCAACTGGCGACGGAACTGGCCAAGGTCAGGGCCCACGGCGTCGCCTACGAGCGCGAAGAATCCCTGCTCGGGTTTGGCTGCGTCGCGGCCCCGATCGGGAGTCCCGGTGAGGCCGTGGCAGCCGTGTCGGTGTGCGGTCCGCTGAATCGCATGGCGCTCGACCAGCGCCTCGCCGCCCCGGTGCGAATGACCGCGATGGGCGTGTGGCGCAACGTGGAAGGCGGCCCGCAACGAGTCGCCCCGACTCTGCAGCCGCTGCGGCCGCTGCTTTCCCTGCGCTCACAACACCCCGCCCCCGCGCGACAACCCGCCCTGCAGTACGCGTGAGCCTCGACCCGCAGATCGCGGCGATCCTCGAGCAATTGGACAGTGGGTTCCCCCCGGTTCAGGAGATGAGCGGCGCGCAGGCTCGAGCCCTCATCCGGTCCAGATTGATGCCGCCGGCGCGGCCCGAACCCATCGCCGAGGCCGCCGATCGCTCCATCGACGGTCGGGACGGCCCGATACCCGTCCGCGTGTACCGTCCCGAGGCGCCCGGACCGCTGCCGATCGTGGTCTATGCACACGGCGGCGGGTTCGTCTTCTGTGACCTGGACAGCCACGACGGGCTGTGCCGCAACCTCGCCAACCTCGTTCCCGCCGTGGTTGTTTCGGTCGGCTATCGGTTGGCCCCGGAGAATCCCTGGCCGGCGGCGGCCGAGGACGTGTACTCGGTGACGCGCTGGGCGTACGACAACGCCGGGTCGCTCGGGGCCGATCCCGGCCGTCTGGTCGTGGGCGGCGACAGCGCCGGCGGCAACCTGGCCGCGGTGACCGCGATCATGGCTCGCGACCGCGGCGGCCCGGCGCCAGCGGCCCAACTGCTGCTCTACCCGGTGATCGCGGCCGACTTCGACACCG
Coding sequences within it:
- the bphC gene encoding biphenyl-2,3-diol 1,2-dioxygenase, whose translation is MSDLKSLGYITVSTSDIERWRHFAFGVLGFAEGKGPDESALYLRMDERAARIIVVPGEVDRVITVGWEVRDHQALQRVKAALDGAGVGFKELSVQEADARRVEEVITFEDPAGTTLEVFHSAVLDHSPVITPFGAKFVTGDQGLGHVVVPATDFNGVVDFYTEVLGFRSRGAFRVPLPAEFGPIRVRFLGINARHHSLAICPAAQQRDPGLVHVMVEVDTLDAVGQALDRVNADGFTVASTLGRHTNDKMVSFYVRAPGDWDIEFGTDGMRVDETYYTAEEITADSYWGHEWIPEPPAAMRM
- a CDS encoding FAD-dependent oxidoreductase; translation: MDSGTTRGHAHVIAESDVTPVAASSITSWDAEADVVIAGYGIAGAAAAVEAARSGADVLVLERTGSWGGAASMAGGFIYLGGGTPLQKACGFSDSVDNMAAFLNVAMGPGADEARIADYCAGSVAHFDWLVGCGVPFKAEFFSEPGWEPMGDQGLMYSGGENSYPFNTIASPAPRGHVPQMQNKKQGEASAGYMLMKPLVETATAAGARALYDVRVQRLITESDGRVVGICARQYGNDMTIRARRGVVLATGSFAYNDAMVARYAPRIAGRPAASIEQHDGQAIRMAQALGADLAHMDATEVAIFVDPQQLVRGILVNARGQRYVAEDTYPGRIGQLTLYQQDNVAYLIIDGDAQEAAEASWSPKLMLRPATWVADTVADLERDMGLPPGSLQATVAAYNEGAARGEDPLLHKKSEWIKPIGSPVGAIDLRESTGGFTLGGLATTLDAEVLHVSGAPIPGLFAAGRCTAGLAAWGYASGVSLGDGSFYGRRAGRSASLFPRA
- a CDS encoding IclR family transcriptional regulator; this encodes MAAPAETPTAVIDRISLVLDAFDGPGRLTLAQIVRRTGLPRSSAHRMLERLVQLRWLRRSGRDYELGMRLVELGSLAVHQDRLVRAAGPLLGELHRATGLVVHLAVLDGADVVYLDKVGDRMVGAIPTRVGGRQPAHCTAVGKAILAYRDEETDIDLGARLTKYSISSASQLATELAKVRAHGVAYEREESLLGFGCVAAPIGSPGEAVAAVSVCGPLNRMALDQRLAAPVRMTAMGVWRNVEGGPQRVAPTLQPLRPLLSLRSQHPAPARQPALQYA
- a CDS encoding alpha/beta hydrolase, with translation MSLDPQIAAILEQLDSGFPPVQEMSGAQARALIRSRLMPPARPEPIAEAADRSIDGRDGPIPVRVYRPEAPGPLPIVVYAHGGGFVFCDLDSHDGLCRNLANLVPAVVVSVGYRLAPENPWPAAAEDVYSVTRWAYDNAGSLGADPGRLVVGGDSAGGNLAAVTAIMARDRGGPAPAAQLLLYPVIAADFDTESYRLFGQGFYNPKPALQWYWDCYVPSHDDRAHPYATPLNADLRGLPPAVVAVAGHDPLRDEGLAYGAALTAAGVPTRQLCYDGGIHGFMTMPTLDIAHRARKEATAALAELLQR